The Fervidobacterium pennivorans DNA segment TAAGTTAGTTTCGTGATCAACTAATAGCCAAACATAGTACTTTTGTTCTTTGAACACAAGAACAGTTTCATCAGCATGAACTGAGAAAACATTTTCGATGGTAAATGTTGGAAAAAGTACAGAGAATAAAGTACACAATTTAATAACCCATTTATATATGGTGACATGAGATACTTTGATATTAAGAGAATGAGCAAGAGAGCGATAAGACATATTGTGTTTCATATACAAAACGAAAGCTTTTAAGATGAAAAATAGAGGAAAACGGAAATATTTAAATTTCTCAGGAATAAGGGTGACTGGTTCGGGGAGGTTAAAAGGTACTCTATCTTTGGTACGACAAGCTCTACAACGGAAGACAACGAAAGAGCGACGGACTTTGTAAATTTGCATAGATTTACCACAAGAAGTGCATTTGGGATAAGGGAAAGGGAAGTTTTTGCGTTTGTGAGAATGGGAAAGTTTGAAAGAATGATGGCAGAGTTTGCAAAGGAATTGTTGGTTACCGTATTTGTCATGACCGTTTTTGTATAA contains these protein-coding regions:
- a CDS encoding DDE-type integrase/transposase/recombinase, producing MNNSTLSCPKCGSTSLYKNGHDKYGNQQFLCKLCHHSFKLSHSHKRKNFPFPYPKCTSCGKSMQIYKVRRSFVVFRCRACRTKDRVPFNLPEPVTLIPEKFKYFRFPLFFILKAFVLYMKHNMSYRSLAHSLNIKVSHVTIYKWVIKLCTLFSVLFPTFTIENVFSVHADETVLVFKEQKYYVWLLVDHETNLILCWHVSKYRDMGQVKVLLEKFFGNSKPRNIELITDGLGAYESAVKLLFRNINHVVVPLGKNNQCESKFSLLKDFFRLKRGLKNTKNLAKYIQVFCVVKNLWKTHNGNINLILSHLHSFITTS